In Gammaproteobacteria bacterium, one DNA window encodes the following:
- the dsrF gene encoding Intracellular sulfur oxidation protein DsrF → MADAGGIVKKFMFVNRKAPYGTIYALESLEVVLISAAFDQDVSLAFLDDGVYELTKGQNTKGIEMKGFSSTYRALEGYDIEKLYVARESLEERGLSEDDLVVDVQVVSRAEMADLMAEQDVVLSF, encoded by the coding sequence ATGGCGGATGCAGGCGGGATCGTCAAGAAGTTTATGTTCGTCAACCGTAAGGCCCCTTACGGTACCATCTACGCCCTGGAGTCCTTGGAGGTGGTGTTGATTAGCGCCGCCTTCGACCAGGATGTAAGTCTGGCGTTTCTCGATGACGGTGTTTATGAACTGACCAAAGGCCAGAACACTAAGGGCATAGAGATGAAAGGCTTCTCCTCGACCTATCGGGCGCTGGAAGGCTATGACATCGAAAAGCTGTATGTAGCCCGGGAGTCATTGGAGGAGCGTGGCCTCTCCGAGGATGACCTGGTGGTCGATGTGCAGGTTGTCAGCCGTGCCGAGATGGCAGACCTGATGGCCGAGCAGGATGTGGTCTTGAGTTTCTGA
- a CDS encoding DUF1344 domain-containing protein: MKAAWRVVVMAVVLCCLQFSGTALADDKVLVKGKISEYDVEKKSLVIAIDGGKNMTFLVQDSKALGMLDDQLFAGDEVKVRYVAKDGKNVIDDSSGLKSARPGC, encoded by the coding sequence ATGAAAGCAGCATGGCGTGTTGTGGTAATGGCGGTGGTTCTGTGCTGTTTGCAGTTTTCAGGTACGGCACTGGCCGATGATAAGGTATTGGTAAAAGGAAAGATCAGTGAGTACGACGTAGAAAAGAAGAGTTTGGTGATTGCTATTGATGGTGGTAAGAATATGACGTTTTTGGTTCAGGACAGTAAAGCGTTAGGGATGTTGGACGATCAGCTGTTTGCGGGGGATGAGGTAAAGGTTCGTTATGTTGCTAAGGATGGCAAAAATGTTATTGACGATTCTAGTGGTCTAAAGAGTGCGCGGCCTGGTTGTTAG
- a CDS encoding nitrate reductase gamma subunit, translating to MTVVTVLYALLFYAAAAILVIGVLRRIVIYARVPAPLRITTMPAPLSRAGVVLRMVREVFFFESLFKSTKWTWLFGWLFHICMAVVLLRHLRYFQQPVWWGVEFIQFFGKYAAFGMVAGLGGLLARRLYVDRVRYISAPSDHLMLILLLAIALSGLTMTFVVHTDIVALKAFFLGLMRFAWQPLPPDPILLLHLTLVITLMVIFPISKLLHVPGIFFSPTRNQVDDARERRHVAAWARDDAA from the coding sequence ATGACTGTGGTGACGGTGCTGTACGCGCTGCTCTTCTATGCGGCGGCGGCAATCTTGGTGATCGGTGTCCTCCGCCGTATCGTGATCTACGCCCGGGTTCCTGCGCCGTTGCGGATTACCACAATGCCGGCACCGCTTTCTCGCGCCGGAGTGGTTCTGCGGATGGTGCGGGAGGTGTTTTTCTTCGAGAGCTTGTTTAAGTCGACCAAATGGACGTGGCTATTCGGTTGGCTCTTCCACATCTGTATGGCCGTGGTGTTGTTGCGCCATCTGCGTTATTTCCAGCAACCGGTGTGGTGGGGCGTTGAGTTTATCCAATTCTTCGGTAAGTATGCTGCCTTCGGTATGGTGGCGGGTCTCGGCGGCTTGCTGGCACGGCGGCTGTATGTAGATCGCGTACGCTATATCTCGGCACCTTCCGACCATCTCATGTTGATCCTATTGCTGGCTATTGCGCTCTCCGGGCTGACGATGACCTTTGTGGTCCACACCGATATCGTGGCACTGAAGGCCTTCTTCTTGGGATTGATGCGTTTTGCCTGGCAACCTTTGCCGCCGGATCCGATCTTACTGCTGCATCTGACCCTGGTGATTACCTTGATGGTCATCTTCCCCATCTCTAAGCTATTGCATGTCCCCGGGATTTTCTTTAGTCCTACCCGTAATCAGGTGGACGATGCCCGTGAGCGGCGGCATGTAGCGGCATGGGCGCGGGATGATGCTGCCTAA
- a CDS encoding dimethyl sulfoxide reductase membrane subunit: protein MKNVCFREMKETGRGYWLVQGLLTVIILLGLVAVHHMESEGHWVTGMNNQIVWGLPHVFAVFLIVTAAGELNLASIASVFGKAPYKPLSRLSALVAIAHLVGGLMILVLDLGRPERLTVAMLHFNLTSIFTWNIVLYTGFIVLAVVYLWTMMEHRLNPYTKAAGLGVFIWRTVLTTGTGSIFGFLVSRDAYNAAIMAPMFIILSFSYGTAIYLMTLETLAYWGNRPIGLVLITRLKNLLGIFVGAAFYFFLAYHLTNLYIAQRQGVEYFLLGGESLYSQIFWVGQILIGTVLPLALLYGPFAHRRRVVYAACILVVIGGLAQMYVTIIGGQAYPLTIFPGYEVSSSFFDGQVGNYVPTIYEAMLGISGFAVGAFLVILVTRVLPLIPDSLADGDIDERLVAKEPKEALAV, encoded by the coding sequence ATGAAAAACGTTTGCTTTCGCGAGATGAAAGAAACCGGCCGAGGTTATTGGTTGGTGCAGGGGCTGCTTACTGTAATCATTCTGCTGGGACTGGTTGCGGTTCATCACATGGAGAGTGAGGGGCATTGGGTCACCGGAATGAATAATCAGATTGTGTGGGGCTTGCCCCATGTCTTCGCGGTGTTCTTGATCGTCACGGCCGCAGGTGAGTTGAATTTGGCCTCAATTGCCTCGGTTTTCGGCAAGGCGCCCTATAAACCGCTGTCACGTCTTTCCGCTTTGGTGGCGATTGCTCACTTGGTGGGGGGATTGATGATCCTGGTCTTGGATCTGGGTCGTCCGGAGCGTCTTACGGTGGCGATGCTCCATTTCAATCTTACGTCCATTTTTACCTGGAACATTGTGCTCTACACGGGCTTTATCGTCTTGGCGGTAGTCTATTTGTGGACCATGATGGAGCATCGCTTAAATCCCTACACCAAAGCTGCAGGCCTGGGGGTGTTCATCTGGCGGACTGTCCTTACGACCGGAACCGGCTCTATCTTCGGTTTCTTGGTCTCTCGTGATGCCTATAATGCCGCTATCATGGCGCCGATGTTCATTATTCTGTCCTTTTCCTACGGAACCGCCATCTATTTGATGACCCTGGAGACGCTTGCTTATTGGGGCAACCGACCGATTGGTCTGGTGCTGATTACTCGACTCAAAAACCTCCTGGGGATCTTTGTCGGCGCGGCGTTTTACTTCTTCTTGGCCTATCACCTGACCAATCTGTACATTGCCCAGCGGCAGGGTGTTGAGTATTTCCTGTTGGGTGGGGAGAGTCTTTATTCCCAGATATTCTGGGTTGGGCAGATCCTCATCGGTACCGTACTGCCCTTGGCATTGCTCTACGGTCCGTTTGCCCACCGGCGGAGGGTTGTCTATGCGGCCTGTATATTGGTGGTCATTGGTGGATTAGCCCAGATGTATGTGACAATTATCGGGGGGCAGGCCTATCCGCTTACCATCTTCCCAGGATACGAGGTGAGTAGCAGTTTCTTTGACGGCCAGGTAGGAAACTACGTACCGACTATCTATGAGGCCATGTTGGGGATCAGTGGTTTTGCCGTTGGGGCTTTCCTAGTGATTTTGGTTACGCGGGTATTGCCGCTTATTCCTGATAGCTTGGCCGACGGCGATATTGACGAGCGCTTGGTTGCTAAGGAGCCCAAGGAGGCATTGGCCGTTTAG
- a CDS encoding 4Fe-4S ferredoxin, whose product MRNEPTDQGRRDFLGAATATAVGLTAVPGLSLVALARSPEVAVNDKSRWGLLIDTAKCSADCNACTTACSTENGLTGHGRPASDAQWLRKVQLKEKATGRAVSLPVGCQHCERPPCVNVCPTGASFRRADGIVLVDKHICIGCRYCMMACPYKARSFGHEEMHDQKPYSPRGKGTVEACTLCVHRVDAGRLPACVEACQQDGHQAILFGDLKDPDSAIAKRLATEPTRQLREALNLNTGVRYQGV is encoded by the coding sequence ATGAGGAATGAACCTACTGACCAAGGGCGGCGCGATTTTCTCGGCGCAGCAACGGCCACGGCGGTTGGTCTCACTGCCGTCCCCGGTCTTTCTCTGGTTGCCTTGGCCCGGTCGCCCGAGGTCGCGGTAAACGACAAGTCGCGCTGGGGCCTGTTGATTGATACCGCCAAGTGCAGTGCAGATTGCAATGCCTGTACTACCGCCTGTAGTACCGAGAATGGCCTTACCGGCCATGGTCGGCCCGCCAGCGACGCGCAGTGGCTGCGTAAGGTCCAGCTCAAGGAAAAGGCTACCGGTCGTGCGGTGTCCCTGCCTGTCGGTTGCCAGCATTGTGAACGGCCGCCTTGTGTGAATGTTTGTCCGACGGGGGCGTCGTTTCGCCGTGCCGATGGCATCGTTTTGGTGGACAAGCACATCTGTATCGGTTGCCGCTACTGCATGATGGCTTGTCCCTACAAGGCACGTTCCTTCGGTCATGAGGAAATGCACGACCAGAAGCCGTATTCCCCACGTGGCAAAGGTACTGTCGAGGCCTGTACCCTCTGCGTCCATCGTGTGGATGCAGGTCGGCTTCCGGCCTGCGTGGAAGCGTGTCAGCAAGATGGTCATCAGGCGATCCTCTTCGGCGACCTGAAAGACCCCGATAGTGCCATTGCCAAGCGTCTCGCCACAGAACCTACTCGCCAATTGCGTGAGGCACTGAACCTGAATACCGGTGTTCGTTATCAGGGTGTCTAG
- the tusE gene encoding sulfur transfer protein TusE, producing the protein MATIDVNGKSVEVDEEGYLINLAEWNEDIAERFAGDDNTQLTQNHWEVITFLREYYNDYQIAPAVRVLTKAIGKKLGPEKGNSKYLYELFPYGPAKQACRYAGLPKPTGCI; encoded by the coding sequence ATGGCAACTATCGATGTTAATGGAAAGTCGGTCGAAGTGGATGAAGAAGGCTATCTCATCAATCTGGCCGAGTGGAATGAAGATATCGCGGAACGGTTTGCAGGGGACGACAATACTCAGCTTACCCAAAACCATTGGGAAGTCATCACCTTCCTCCGTGAATATTACAACGATTATCAAATTGCGCCTGCGGTGCGCGTATTGACCAAGGCCATCGGCAAGAAACTGGGGCCAGAGAAGGGCAACAGCAAATATCTCTATGAGCTGTTCCCTTACGGTCCCGCCAAGCAGGCGTGCCGTTACGCTGGTCTGCCGAAGCCGACTGGCTGTATCTAA
- the cbiA gene encoding Cobyrinate a,c-diamide synthase, whose translation MAHLMISAAHKSSGKTTITLGLCAALRARGVVVAPFKKGPDYIDPLWLTLASGRPCYNLDFWTMEPDEIRENFTRHSAESELALLEGNKGLYDGVDLEGSNSNAALAKLLETPVILVIDTQGITRGIAPLVLGYRAFDPMVRIAGVILNKVGGARHEGKLREVLARYTDVPVIGSVARDERLTIVERHLGLVPSNEMAAALKRVDEIGALVGAQVDLDALQIVARTASPFPPLIPNSPLSSEPCVRIGVPRDAAFAFYYPDDLEALRSVGAELVFFDSLRDHLPEVDGLFIGGGFPEVQMETLEANASLRSEIRAAVENGMPVYAECGGLMYLSRCIRWGGHSRAMVGALPADVVMTEKPVGRGYIRLQETTAHPWPVNGLTIEFSGHEFHYSHLENLGADVNFAYQVRRGTGIDGYNDGIVYRNVLACYAHQRNTRANPWAARFVAFVKEHRNK comes from the coding sequence ATGGCCCACTTGATGATCTCCGCAGCGCATAAATCCTCTGGTAAAACGACAATCACTCTCGGCTTGTGTGCCGCCTTGCGCGCACGGGGGGTGGTTGTCGCTCCTTTCAAGAAAGGCCCCGATTATATCGACCCGCTGTGGCTTACTTTGGCGAGTGGTCGGCCTTGCTATAACCTGGATTTCTGGACGATGGAGCCCGATGAAATTCGGGAGAATTTCACCCGCCACTCGGCGGAGAGTGAATTGGCGTTGCTGGAAGGGAATAAAGGACTCTACGATGGGGTTGACCTGGAAGGCAGCAACAGTAATGCGGCCCTTGCCAAGTTGCTAGAAACTCCAGTAATCCTGGTTATCGATACACAGGGTATTACTCGGGGGATTGCCCCGTTGGTCCTCGGTTATCGCGCTTTTGACCCCATGGTGCGAATTGCTGGCGTCATCCTTAATAAGGTAGGAGGGGCGCGCCACGAGGGTAAGCTGCGTGAAGTGCTTGCGCGCTATACCGACGTGCCGGTGATTGGGTCGGTAGCGAGGGACGAACGTTTAACCATCGTCGAGCGTCATCTGGGTTTGGTACCGAGCAATGAAATGGCTGCTGCCCTGAAACGGGTAGATGAGATCGGCGCGTTGGTGGGTGCTCAGGTAGACCTAGATGCTTTGCAAATAGTGGCGCGCACTGCCTCTCCCTTTCCTCCATTGATTCCCAATTCACCTTTGTCTAGTGAGCCATGCGTGCGTATTGGTGTCCCTCGCGATGCAGCCTTTGCCTTCTATTATCCTGATGACCTGGAGGCTTTGCGTTCCGTTGGGGCAGAATTGGTGTTTTTCGATTCCTTACGCGACCACCTGCCCGAGGTGGATGGACTATTTATCGGTGGAGGTTTTCCCGAGGTCCAGATGGAGACATTGGAGGCGAATGCCTCACTGAGATCTGAGATTCGTGCCGCTGTGGAAAATGGGATGCCCGTTTATGCCGAATGTGGTGGGCTGATGTACCTTTCGCGGTGTATTCGGTGGGGTGGCCATTCTCGTGCGATGGTGGGTGCGCTACCCGCCGATGTGGTTATGACTGAGAAACCTGTAGGGCGTGGCTATATCCGCCTACAAGAGACTACCGCCCATCCTTGGCCGGTAAATGGTTTAACGATTGAGTTTTCTGGACACGAGTTTCATTATTCTCACTTGGAAAATCTAGGCGCCGACGTGAATTTCGCTTATCAAGTTCGACGTGGCACCGGCATTGATGGTTACAACGATGGTATTGTCTATCGCAATGTCTTGGCGTGCTATGCACATCAGCGCAATACGCGCGCCAATCCCTGGGCGGCAAGGTTCGTTGCCTTTGTGAAGGAACACAGGAATAAATAG
- a CDS encoding Hdr-like menaquinol oxidoreductase cytochrome c subunit, protein MSSTRLRVVGLVMVGVLLGTSAMTGACQVPLPAHPEGRGGQCVRDTEFMRRNHMELILHKRDQTMHEGIRTSEYSLKECVKCHAEQRPDGSYVPINDPGQFCQSCHSYAGIQPDCFECHATTPAIPPASKP, encoded by the coding sequence ATGTCGAGCACCCGTTTGCGGGTGGTTGGGCTGGTAATGGTGGGAGTGCTATTAGGCACTTCCGCCATGACTGGTGCCTGCCAAGTTCCACTTCCCGCGCATCCTGAAGGGCGCGGTGGTCAGTGTGTGAGGGATACCGAGTTCATGCGGCGCAACCACATGGAACTGATCCTTCACAAACGCGACCAGACCATGCACGAAGGCATTCGTACCTCTGAGTACAGCCTCAAAGAGTGTGTGAAATGCCACGCTGAACAGCGGCCCGATGGCAGTTATGTTCCGATCAATGACCCTGGCCAGTTTTGCCAGAGTTGTCATAGCTACGCTGGCATTCAGCCAGACTGTTTCGAGTGTCACGCCACCACACCGGCGATCCCGCCGGCCAGCAAGCCATGA
- the tusB gene encoding Protein TusB has translation MLHTVNKSPFERNTLKSCLAHAKPGDAVLLIEDGVYAALADTTTSALVQEAMTQVSVYTLAPDLEARGVAKRVIDGIKLIDYAGFVDLVVEHPATQSWL, from the coding sequence ATGCTGCATACGGTCAACAAATCGCCGTTCGAGCGCAACACCCTGAAAAGCTGTTTGGCCCATGCCAAACCCGGCGATGCGGTTTTGCTTATCGAAGACGGTGTCTATGCCGCTTTGGCGGATACTACGACCTCGGCCTTGGTCCAAGAGGCCATGACGCAGGTATCCGTTTACACCCTCGCTCCCGATTTGGAAGCCCGTGGTGTGGCGAAGCGGGTTATCGATGGAATTAAGCTCATCGACTATGCGGGGTTTGTCGACCTGGTGGTCGAGCATCCCGCTACCCAGTCTTGGCTGTAA
- a CDS encoding NADPH-dependent glutamate synthase beta subunit-like oxidoreductase, producing the protein MSIVPPPCQGSCPAGEDIRGWLDIVRGLEKPPKGMSMQEYAFRRSTNANPFPSVMGRVCPAPCEDGCNRNQLEDHVGINSVEQYIGDSALKAGFKFVAGPDTGKRVAVVGGGPAGLAAAYQLRRRGHACTIFDDHSQLGGMMMWGIPGYRMPRDVLNGEINRIVDMGVEVRLNTRIGRDVALTDLERDYDAILIAIGAHRGQALPIPGADAPNCLSGVGFLDAFNDGRLRAVTGRVIVIGGGDTSVDVATVARRLGRITEVREKDRPEHIIINQTAHDVIETAARTGADVLLLARSPIHKMNAAKHEVEDALREGVEIQGSMGPVEVIKGPDGRATHLRVQRLTEKTKTPIPGTEIDLECDIIVAAIGQSANLAGFESFDNGRGLINADRHFQVPNRRGYFVVGDVVRPHLLTTVIGQATVAVESISKYLAGVDLGKRPKVDVRHFDLMNKLRETGLQPEDYNHEQVWGTSEAKFAVHNYEDRATQEIIPADMLFLGHFKYTERNKRGYHQVDSTNIIGNFMERMIPLPDAAVVDEAKRCMSCGMCFECDNCVIFCPQEAVKKTPKNQSTTGRYVYTDYARCVGCHICAEVCPTGYIQMGMGE; encoded by the coding sequence ATGTCCATCGTACCCCCCCCCTGTCAGGGGAGCTGTCCTGCGGGTGAGGATATTCGTGGTTGGCTTGACATTGTGCGGGGCCTCGAAAAACCACCGAAGGGCATGAGCATGCAGGAGTACGCCTTCCGGCGTTCGACCAATGCCAATCCCTTCCCCTCGGTGATGGGGCGGGTTTGTCCCGCTCCTTGTGAGGATGGTTGTAATCGCAACCAGCTTGAGGACCACGTCGGTATCAATTCGGTTGAACAATATATTGGTGATTCCGCTCTCAAGGCCGGTTTCAAGTTTGTTGCGGGTCCCGATACGGGTAAGCGAGTCGCAGTTGTGGGTGGTGGTCCCGCTGGTTTAGCTGCGGCCTACCAGCTACGTCGCCGCGGTCATGCCTGCACCATCTTCGATGACCATTCCCAACTGGGTGGCATGATGATGTGGGGGATTCCGGGCTATCGTATGCCGCGCGATGTTCTCAACGGTGAGATCAATCGTATCGTTGATATGGGTGTGGAGGTTCGCCTCAACACGCGGATCGGGCGTGATGTCGCACTGACCGATCTGGAGCGTGACTATGATGCCATCCTGATTGCCATCGGCGCTCATCGTGGTCAGGCCCTGCCTATCCCCGGTGCCGATGCCCCGAATTGCTTGAGTGGTGTGGGCTTCCTCGACGCCTTTAATGATGGACGGCTCAGGGCCGTGACCGGTCGGGTGATCGTCATCGGTGGTGGTGATACTTCCGTAGACGTGGCGACCGTAGCTCGTCGTCTGGGGCGCATCACTGAGGTTCGCGAGAAGGACCGCCCCGAACACATCATCATCAATCAGACAGCCCACGACGTTATCGAGACCGCTGCCCGCACCGGTGCGGATGTCCTACTCCTCGCACGCTCGCCTATTCACAAGATGAACGCGGCCAAGCACGAGGTTGAGGATGCCCTGCGTGAAGGTGTGGAAATTCAGGGCAGTATGGGGCCGGTTGAAGTCATCAAGGGACCTGATGGTCGTGCCACTCACCTGCGGGTGCAGCGTCTGACTGAAAAGACCAAGACTCCCATCCCAGGTACTGAAATTGATCTGGAATGCGACATTATCGTCGCAGCCATCGGTCAATCCGCAAATCTTGCCGGGTTTGAGTCTTTTGACAATGGTCGCGGACTTATCAATGCCGACCGCCACTTCCAGGTACCAAATCGACGCGGCTATTTCGTGGTCGGTGATGTTGTCAGACCTCACCTGCTGACGACGGTCATCGGTCAGGCTACGGTTGCCGTCGAGTCCATCAGCAAATATCTGGCAGGGGTTGACCTCGGCAAGCGTCCCAAGGTGGATGTGCGCCACTTCGACCTGATGAATAAGCTGCGTGAGACTGGTCTCCAACCCGAAGACTACAACCACGAGCAGGTGTGGGGTACCTCCGAGGCCAAGTTTGCGGTTCACAACTATGAGGACCGAGCCACTCAGGAGATCATTCCCGCCGATATGTTGTTCCTGGGGCATTTCAAATACACGGAGCGTAATAAGCGTGGCTACCACCAGGTAGATAGCACGAACATTATCGGTAATTTCATGGAGCGCATGATCCCACTCCCCGATGCTGCGGTGGTGGACGAGGCCAAGCGTTGCATGAGCTGTGGAATGTGTTTTGAGTGCGATAACTGCGTGATCTTCTGCCCCCAGGAGGCGGTCAAGAAGACCCCGAAGAATCAATCCACCACTGGTCGTTACGTCTACACCGACTATGCCCGTTGCGTTGGCTGTCACATTTGTGCTGAGGTTTGCCCCACAGGTTACATCCAGATGGGGATGGGCGAGTAA
- a CDS encoding hypothetical protein (Evidence 5 : Unknown function): MWSLFLQNADIRGFLRDDVPYVVPEWLRKSVFGIPFGQSPGNICIDVLEDCRTHGE; this comes from the coding sequence TTGTGGAGTTTGTTTTTACAAAATGCTGACATACGGGGTTTTCTGCGCGACGATGTGCCGTATGTAGTACCTGAGTGGTTGCGAAAAAGCGTTTTCGGTATCCCTTTTGGGCAATCTCCTGGTAATATCTGCATCGATGTTCTCGAAGATTGTCGTACACACGGTGAATAG
- a CDS encoding hypothetical protein (Evidence 5 : Unknown function), with amino-acid sequence MAITKEEMGSRAEGFTFRRYKDGDDQWHRMTDRIFSGDASHKCPTYVHRTPPLSGELSCG; translated from the coding sequence ATGGCGATAACCAAAGAAGAGATGGGCAGTCGGGCCGAAGGGTTTACCTTCCGTCGTTACAAAGACGGCGATGATCAATGGCACCGCATGACGGATCGCATTTTTAGTGGGGATGCGTCGCATAAGTGTCCTACCTATGTCCATCGTACCCCCCCCCTGTCAGGGGAGCTGTCCTGCGGGTGA
- the hmeD gene encoding Hdr-like menaquinol oxidoreductase iron-sulfur subunit 2, whose amino-acid sequence MAAFDVPVLGDYPICPVPAIKPDTMKSVKPFVVNNPMHNTDLGFPGALVDNWQEVAIAKIGDLLGKYRSFQVFLDSCVKCGSCTDKCHYFLGTADPRNMPVARQDLLRQVYRRYFTFAGKYFPALVGAKDLTREVLDDWYSYYHQCSQCRRCSVYCPYGIDTAEISMAAREIMDSVGLGQKYTNEILGKNIKIGNNLGLPPAAIRNTLEGLEEDVVDATGVTVRYPLDEKGAEVLLVTPSADFFAEPHVDGLIGYGKVFHQAGISWTLSSKASEAANFAMFIGSYANMKKAAMRIREAALELGVKRIVVGECGHAWRVAYSFWNTLIGPFDFLDPKYPVPQHICEFTHDLIQRGALNLDKSANDHRIVTFHDSCNVARASRMGNMPGGQYIIPREVIKATCNHFVDMHPYTIHDQTYCCGGGGGLLTDDLMEVRVKGAYPRMQALRQVTEGHGVNYLAAICAICKSQFTKVLPYYKFDRDMIGGIHQLVSAAIQLGTKE is encoded by the coding sequence GTGGCAGCTTTTGATGTTCCGGTGTTGGGTGACTATCCGATTTGCCCGGTACCTGCGATTAAACCGGATACGATGAAGAGCGTTAAGCCCTTCGTCGTTAATAACCCCATGCACAACACCGACCTTGGTTTCCCAGGGGCCTTGGTGGATAACTGGCAGGAGGTTGCTATCGCCAAGATTGGCGACCTTCTGGGGAAATATCGCTCGTTCCAAGTGTTCTTGGATTCCTGCGTGAAGTGCGGTTCGTGTACCGACAAGTGCCATTATTTCCTCGGCACCGCAGATCCACGTAACATGCCAGTAGCGCGTCAAGATCTGCTTCGTCAGGTATACCGCCGTTACTTTACCTTCGCAGGGAAGTATTTCCCGGCGTTGGTGGGTGCGAAGGATCTGACGCGGGAGGTTTTGGACGACTGGTATAGCTATTACCACCAGTGTTCCCAGTGTCGGCGTTGTTCTGTCTATTGTCCCTACGGTATTGATACCGCTGAGATCTCGATGGCTGCTCGCGAGATCATGGATTCCGTGGGGCTTGGCCAGAAATATACCAACGAGATTTTGGGTAAGAACATCAAAATTGGTAATAATCTGGGCCTCCCGCCTGCGGCCATTCGTAATACCTTGGAGGGACTCGAGGAGGATGTGGTCGATGCGACCGGTGTGACGGTACGTTACCCCCTGGATGAAAAAGGGGCTGAGGTATTACTGGTCACCCCGTCGGCGGATTTCTTCGCTGAACCGCATGTTGATGGCCTAATTGGCTATGGCAAGGTGTTCCATCAAGCGGGAATTTCCTGGACTCTCTCCTCTAAAGCCTCCGAGGCGGCCAATTTCGCCATGTTCATTGGCTCTTACGCCAATATGAAGAAGGCGGCCATGCGTATTCGTGAGGCGGCCCTGGAGCTTGGCGTTAAGCGTATTGTCGTGGGTGAGTGTGGACATGCGTGGCGCGTGGCTTATAGCTTCTGGAATACTCTGATTGGCCCGTTCGATTTTCTTGACCCCAAGTATCCGGTACCACAACATATCTGTGAGTTTACCCATGATTTGATCCAGCGTGGGGCATTGAATCTGGATAAGTCGGCCAATGATCATCGCATTGTTACCTTCCATGATTCCTGTAATGTGGCGCGTGCCTCGCGTATGGGTAATATGCCGGGCGGGCAGTACATTATTCCGCGGGAGGTGATCAAGGCAACCTGTAATCACTTCGTGGATATGCATCCCTATACTATTCATGACCAGACTTACTGTTGCGGTGGTGGCGGTGGTCTGCTTACCGACGACCTGATGGAGGTACGTGTAAAGGGTGCCTATCCGCGCATGCAGGCCCTGCGTCAGGTAACGGAGGGACACGGTGTCAATTATCTTGCCGCGATCTGCGCCATCTGTAAGAGCCAGTTCACTAAGGTGTTGCCGTATTACAAGTTCGACCGGGACATGATCGGGGGTATACATCAACTGGTCAGTGCGGCTATTCAACTTGGGACGAAAGAATGA